In the Silene latifolia isolate original U9 population chromosome 1, ASM4854445v1, whole genome shotgun sequence genome, AGTGATTGTAACACAAGTACTGTGGGAATAGGTTGCAAGTTCATTTTGTGAATTTTCATGAGACCCGGTTGAGAGAATCATGTCTAGATTAATCCCCTAAGTTCAAGAAATCTAACCCAATGAAATTTTGTAAATTCACAAGTCCTTGCTAATTCCATATGAACGAGCTAAGTATTGGGTTTTGTTAAGGTTAAAGGACACAAGGCACAACGTCAAGGAACAAGGATGAATAGAAAGCCTCAGTCTCAAAAGGAAGCTACCACCCCTGATAAACTCCCCATTTGGCTAGAAAGGCAACACACAAGCGCTCTACGGTTGACCCTTTAGCTGTTTAGCAAGACTTAAAGGGGGTCTATTAAATATTAACCATATTGATTCAAATAAGGCAAATATCATCAATATTGACAATCACGCAAATCAGCAGCGATCCTCATATCAATCCTCACCTACAATCAAGGGAAAATGATTGTGTCTATATTGTAAAAATAGGGAGTGTATATTTTCATATCATTGTAATTAGAGTAAATATTCTAGCTGCCATCTACCTTGTATATCTATAAATATGTACCTCTTTTCATAATGATAATACAATTCACTTTACACACAATATTAAAGTCTCACATTAAATACCTATAATCTCGACGTATTTGGCACAACAATGATAAACATTCAAAAAACAGGAGGATCAATTGAAATGGAACATCCAAGAGAGTGAGGAATAAGCAAACCTTCCCTTTGAGCTCTTTGAACGTAATCCCAGAATACGAGTGTCATCTGAAAGCATTTTATGGAACATGACCGCATCTGCTGATTGCCAGTGGATAAGTAATAGAAGTTCATTGAACTATCTAGATTGCTTCAACCTGACATCAGACTCCATAAGCGTACTTGAAAGAGGCAGCGATGATCATAATTAGTGAGAATAGTACAGCAGTAAACGTAACAGCAGAGACCAGTCTTGAATGGGCCTCCATTCCTGCTGGTATGCTCCAACGGACATCATTAACTTTTAGACCATCATTGCCAGCTATAGGTGTTATCAAGCAGGTTTGGGTGGGTGAGTCTTCATGTATCTTGCAGCGTAAAAACAAGTCTGGAACACTAAATCTGATAGTTGAATATCCACCTTCCCCCAGAGGCTGCAACAAAAACACGATTATCAATTTCATAAATAACCGTAGTATTTGGTTTTAAGTGTATAAATAAAATAGAACCCCAACAAACAAATAAGGAGAGTTTTTTTGGATGGgttagagaaaaaaaaaaaaatgaggagGAAGCAACATATGTGGATGCGGTCATGCGGGCATGCCCTAtattcaacaacaataacaacaacaatataaGCCCGACGTCTCATATGCAGCCTTTAATGTTGTAAATAGTTTATACCAGGTTAGTGGGTTACCTAAAAACGAAGCTACTGTATACAATTTTCACGAGAAATTCTTTAATAGAAAGGTAATGTCCAGTACCTTTAATACATGTTTAGGCCAAGATAATACAATTAACAACATTACCTCAATGTCTTAAAGGTTTTCACCTTTTGGTGAGGTAAAAGGGGGCATATGAACGTAGTCCTACCCAAGTACTTTTAGACAAAGGCTATTTTCGAATGACTCAAAATGAAAATTGTCACAAAATGTGTTGACACTCTACTACTTTATGATACATGAAGCATAGAGAGTTTAGTGAGCCAATTTGCCAAGAATCTATACCTAAGCCAAAGAACAATTCGTAGTACGACACGCATGACAAGTGAACTATAGTGGTGTTCACCAAATCAAGATTCATATTGTTGccaaaatggggggggggggggaaaccACAAACTATAAGAGATATTAAAATAGTACTCACAGGATACCGTGCATGCAATGGGATCTGTACTGTGAACTGCTTGACAATATCCTTCTCTGCAGAAATATTAAGAGCTGCATCCAAGTGAATTTCAACAATAGACCGGTTGGAAAGAGATGAAGGCAACTCCAGATTTACATCTCCAAAAACAGAAGCATCCTTGAATACTGCAACCAAGACTTTTGCAGAGTCAAGAATTTGGAATATAATATGTGATTCATTATACGATTACGAATCACATTACAAAATATGTTCTTTGAGTTTCCATTCCCAATGGAGTTATACTTTGATTATGAATTATGGTGAAATAAACCAAAATAACTAATAAACTGGTTGCGCTTGGTCTCAATCCAGCTGTGGAATCGATTGTCGACGCCAAATCTCGCTAATTGTGGTCAATATCGCCTCAAAACGTGGTAAAATGAGATCACCACAGTAACCCCCAAAACCTTGATAAGTCACTCGCAAATCATTGTCGCGTACTCGCGTCTGATATTTAGAACCTGATTACGGATGTAGTAACCCCCATAGGCCATAGGAATAACTGGTGTGTACATCCAACCTCCTTTACCCATACCATTTGAGGGAGTCCGTAAAACATCATGTTGCTGTTGTTGTGATGCGAAAAATGTACTTGGCTTCAAAAGAAAAACAGAGTACACACCTCCACGTTGAAGGATATGATCAAGCTGAAAAGGATCTGCAAACACTCCAGAGGGCAGACTTTCAATGATCATGACTTCGCACATCTGTGCTGAGAAGTCAGCTGACAATTTTTGTGGTACTACACTGAATCTTATTGATGAAGATAAGTGGCGATGAGAACCCTCACCAATCAAGTGCCGCTCCAAAACCAGTAGCCTAGAAGCAGTTGTGTCTAAATTGGAAGCAACCTTATGTTTAATATAGTCTTGCACACTCAAATCAATGACATTGCCATGCTGTCTAAAACATGGTTCCATAGCATATCTCTCAAAACAAGGTAGTGAACTAATGGCGTGTATGTTAGAGTTAACGCTACAGTCTTGTTCCTGGAAAAATGAGAGAAAAGCTGAAATATATGCAAGTGAAAGTAAGCTTAACCCAGAAGTTCCTACAGAAATGAACCCCTGCAGTAGATTAGTACATATCAAAGTGTAATACTTACGGGTCCTAAATCGGTAAAAAGAGGTGTTCAAGGAAGCAACTATTGACATGGTATCGGTTATCTTTCTTAGACATCACTGCGTGAAGTATGTAGGGGTTTTAATTTTCACGAACTTAAGTAGATAATGTTATATTGTTATGTACTCAGCCACTACTATATGATTATATATAGGATGGAAGTAATATTTCGCAAGATGAAAAGAGAATACATATTTATACAACTTTCTTTTCACCCTTTAACCCTTAGTTTGGATACAAAATgtgaagggaagaggaaagggGTCCGCACCAATGTGATTCCAAATCTTACCTACGCTGGAATGATCTTAATTAGGCTTGTAAGAGAGGGAAGGGAGACATATCGCATTAGCAACAGCTTACTCCACATCTTTTGAGGGTAGAACAAATTAGTagtcggcaaaaaaaaaaaaaagcctctCTCGCATCTCACGTTTTTACTTTCTCAGCGCAAATCATCACATAGGACGCACGCCAACTATTTATTTCAGTCATACTCGTTTAGAAGTATCCAACATAGATATGTATCCATGTGCCATATTCGACTATTCAGCTATTTTAGCAAAAATCTACCATTCTTTTGGATTAAAAAGAAGTCACCAAGTCTCGTACACATGTCTGATGTTCTGAGTGTTGAGTGTCCAATATAGTATGCGGGATAATATGAACTATAAAGAGCTAGAGTAACATACAAACATACACTAACATGGTAGTGGCAGCTGCAATGATTATAAAACCGCATTTCAGTCACCCATCCAATCCCCCTCATCCGGCCCAAAACAAACACCATTCTAACAGCACCAACAGCCGCGTCCATAAGGAAGCATCTTAGTTGAGAATGTTCCAGCCATGAAGCCGGTGTGCTTTAACATTATTGGGCAAGCTTTAGGGTCTCAGCTAAAAAATTAGTTTCATGTTTTTATATACTCCGTCCTATTCTTTCCATTTTTCAAAATTCCGCTCATATTTTTCAAAATAGAAAAAACAAAGTGAAATGGAGGTTAGTGTCAAACTGTCAATCTTACATACTACACAAATTATCATGTAGGATGATGTACAGCGTACAAGGTATGATAATTACTACATACTAACTTTTGCAAGCAATACAAAACCCACGCAGAAAATCACCCGATCACTACAGAAGTCTCAAACAATAGAGTTACTCTTGCTAGACGGTCTAAAACTTACAACAGAATCACTATAACTGGCATTAAAGGAACGAAATAGCCTGAAAGGAGGCTGTCTGAAACTTAAAGACGGTCTCAAATGAGATTTATCATAAAAATTAAAAGTTTTACCAGCATTaacatttgtagaaacttaaccCAGAAATCATGTCCCAGATATAATATATGTCTCCTACAAGGCCTACAGCCCAATTTAAAATCCGAAAAATACCCTTAAATGCAAGAACATTACCAATCCTGAAAAGGGTGACAGCAAAATAAGAAGAAGATGGAGAAGAAATACCTGATTTTGATTTGAAGAGGCAACAGAAATGGTGAAAAGAAGGAGAAGTAGCATTGCCAACTTGAATTGCCCAACGAATTTATTGAATTCAATCCCCATTTTGTATTGCCTCTCTACTCTCAACTTTTAGTAATCACGATTTGGTGGCTTATTAACAGCAATATTACCAGTTCCTCAGGGGTTCCTGCAAATCGCAAATTGCGGGCTTAGGGGAGTCGGATGCACGCCGAACCTTGTGTTAGGCTGTTAACAACATTGTTGTCAAAGCAAACCACCAATAAAGTTGCCAGGTTTACTATAGGATGGATGATTATGTTTACATGATTAATCTAACTTTTAATAGGAAGAATATCAACTAGCTTAACACCCGTGAAAATTTACGGGATTATTTTTAATTTGTTTAAATAATTCTTTTTTGAAAAATTGTGAAATGAATGTTAAACGATATATCTAGTTATTGTTCCAATCtatactagttttatacccgtgcaataATTGCACGGGGTTGTATTTTAGGGTTGTTTAAGTAGTGTTGTTAATAGGGAGTGCTCTTTCATGATAATATCAATTTGGGAATTctgaacatacaaaaataaatTCTCGAAAATTGGAAGAGTTAACAAAAGTAGACAAACTGGAAAGAAATAAGTACAACAAAAAGATGTTATGGGATACAATCATAAGTTAATTGAACTAAGCTTCTCAAAAATTTCTTTATACACTACGTTATTTGTTCTATTGAACACGCGTTTATCATTATCGCAAATCAGAATCTCCAATCCCTTTTTGCTTGTGACTCTTGAAATAGCGACATAGAGATGACCGTGCGTAAACACCGATCTTGGAAGATAAAGCCCAACATGTGCTAGTGACTGTCCTTGGCTCTTATTTATTGTCATTGCAAAACACACCGCAACAGGGAATTGTCTTCTGTCAAACTGTACCGAGAGCTTACTGGAATCAGATGGAGTAAGTGTAATACGGGCAATATGCACTTTATCGCCCTTATGACTACCCAATAAAACTGTTGCTCTAATCAAAGTGATCCCAAATCTGTCACTATCAGTCGAGTGCCATTGCACAATCCGCGAGATTGGTCAATGTGTCGAAGAAGCATAACTATAGCACCAACCTTCAGCTTTAATTTGTGATTTGGAAGCCCCGAGCACTTAATAGAGTTATGAAATTCTGTGGAGTACAAATCACGGACCCTAATATTACTCTCATCTTTACTAACCTCGTCTGAGCTGAAGTAAATTTTCTCTGTTCCATCTATTCGAGATAATGCGTAGTCATTAACCAAATCAACGATCTCATGTATAGGTGCAAGGATGGTCCTCTCCTGAAGATACTCGGGATTCGATAGTTGATTCTCGAGGGATGGGCAAATGGCATCTACAATCGAAGCGATAGGATCTCCAGTGTGCTGAATCAAAATGTCATTTGGCAACTCTAATTCAACTTCCCCATCATTCGGATCTCCAGCAACTCTAATTCAACTTCCCCATCATTAGAGACAAATCTCATTATTCTGGCCATTTTGGATTACATGTAAATGTAATGAACAAATCTGGATACCCGTACCACTTGCAAATGGTCATAATATATTGGAAATTACCTATAGTTTACCCATCTGATTGTAAAACCGACGAAGACACGAAAATACGACTCCAAGCAGATGATGGTTCGGTTTCTCTACGGTCGACCGCATTCGCAAGAAATGACTAAGATTATGACGAAGAAATGACTACTTTTTAAAACCAAATGACAACTTTTTTTTATAaaaagttaataataataatgttttaCAAAAGTGTTTGTACATTATTTTTAAAACTACTTTTAAAAATAATTTTTGTAAAATTACTATTTTTCAAACTTGTGAACCAATGTCGTGTTTTATATAATGTATGTAAAATGTTTTGCAAAAGTGTACCATAAATGATTACTTGTTGATAAATTTTATATCAAGTCATATACCATTTGGAAAAGTATGAGATTTTAGTTTTCAATTATAAATTTCATTATCAATTTAAGGTATATACATAACTTTCCTAATAAAGATATAGTGATTtttgcaaataaaataaaattattctCCTAACTTTACAATGTAAACTAAATATACTCCATTTGTTCAACCGATTGCTTGAATGGTAtcacacaaataggattatacatccagttgtaccataagcatggtacaaccaagtataagaattcgagcttacgtgtattttttctgagctaatttaaatttcatgtttttaatgtgtaaatgaatgaactcaatactttctaataaagctcatattctttaatataaagctcggatactttgacacaaagctcatgttctacaccgtacaacatatacatctggttgtatagtccatgaattgatGGTATCACCCTCGAGTAAAACTTCCAGGTTATTAGTTTTATCGTCAAAGTCTAAGTATTAATTATTAATGtcattatatattttatattttgtgAATATTTTTTCATTTCTGTTATTAATGTGTACTGCATTATCAAATAAGACGTACTCAATACCGTATATGTAGACTTGTCAATATTTGACTTGACACGTAAATTTGACTACCCAATCCATTTTTTTAGGATAAAAAAACGTAATTAATAACCCGGGACCTGATTAATTCATACTTGAAATGAGCTGTTAGTTTAGGGTCAAAATTGAACTCGACCTAACACGCTTGACTTGACGAGTTTAAGATAAGTGTATGTAAAATGTGAAAATACTTAAAATATTATTCATAATCCGGTTTCAATTGCACGAAGatatttaatattttaattagtcttaaGTCATATTTAATATCTTAATTTAAATCATATATGTAATTTGCAATTAATGTAAGAGATAGTACATGACGGGCCTACTAGAAAAATCAATTAGTgtcactatagacggatatatccgtctaaagtgaaagacgggtcaCATAtacttaaagtggtgacatttttgtgtcccaccatgcaacttgttgcttgtcttatgcttaaaaTGGGTAGATATTTGACTCATCTATAACATATATTTGACTATCTATAACTATAGTCGGATATCTCTCGTTTATAATGAGATGACCCAGACCAAGGTGACCTTATACCCATTTCATATTTACACAAAAATATATTACATGGCCTACCTATCAACTCACAATTAAATCTACGATTACATGCTCCtctaattttttttctctttatcCTTACGTTTTCCTTATTTTCTTAAAAATTTTCAAACTTCCTATGTTAATTTTGGTTTGGGTGGAAGggagtatgataattttaacaaaacCACACATCCAACCTATATAACCTGATCTATACTCATATTTTAACCTCCCCCGTGAGTCCATGACCCATTTAACGGATCTAGTCTGATGGCTAATAGTATATAACTAAAAGTGAATTTTGTATATAATCCTCTTTTATGTAccaatttttacaaataaccccctttAAGTCAATTTTTACAAATAATCCCCTTAAAAATCACTTAATCCTAAAAACTACCCCCTAATGTTAATTACTCTTACGATTTTTATAAAACCCGATCCATATACGATATTACAACTTAAACTTATGTAATATACCTAAACTACCCTTACCTTACCATAACACTACCCAATAGTCCGGTACATGCCCAACAAACACACCCATTCATTAACTCATCTGATATGCGATTCTAACACCCTCCATCTATTTTAATTAACAGTAAACAAATGATAATGTCGAAGGAACTATTGTTGATTCAAAAATCTGTCAGCTGCTGCAAACATTGCAATGGTTAAGTCAAAAGAATTCGAAGTAGATAGGATAAGTGCACTCTCAAATGAACTTCTAGTACTCATTCTGTCTTTCCTGCAAATGAAAGATGTAACGAAAACATGCATATTGTGTAGGAGATGGAAATATATTTGGACTAAACTCCTCATACTTGATTTCTCTAGCTTTAATGTTTCATATTCATTACTACCCGCGTTCAAAGCATTTGTGTATCCATTGTTGCTCAATGATGCACCGTTGCTCCGTCGCTTCTCCATGGATCACTTGAAtgaatttgaggattttcatgttAATTCTTGGGGTTGGTCGGTAATGAGTCAAAATGTTGTAGAGATTATTCTCGATAGCTATCGACAAATCCCAAATCAAAATATAAACCTAaaacataaacccccaaatcaatTCCCAAAATCAATCAATTAAACCTAAATTTCGCCACTCAATACCAAAGAGATTCTTCCAGAGCCCAAAATCTTTGACCTCAATTCAAAGATCATCGAGGCTCGGAAGTTTAAAGGGTCGATCATACGCCTTATTGGAGTGGCATTTTCGGATAAAGAGCTCGATGAAGATCATGTGGAGGCGGTGCCAAATTCGGATGAAGTCAGTGCGATGATGGAAACTCAGGTCTTTTTTTCAATCCCAAATCCGAGAGATCAAAGTGCGCCTTTCACAGCCCTTGAACCTTGCTATAACACCCCCGAGAACCCTTAAATCGCAGTTGCACTGGAGGAAAGTGTCGTGAAAGGAGTGTACTTCCCACAACAAGAAGCGGCAACAATTCGCAGTGGGGAAGGACTGGCGACATTTAGGTTTAATTGATTGATTTTGGAattgatttgggggtttatgtttTGATTTGGGATTTGTCGATTAACTAAAATGAGTGAATGAATGGGGTGTGTTTGTTGGGTAGGGAGTGTTATGAAAGGGTAGTTTAGGTATATTACATAAATTTAAGTCATAATATCTTATATAGATCGGGTTTTATAAAAATTATTATTTCCCTAATTAATATTAGGGGGTAATTTTTAGAATTAAGTGAAATTTTAGGGGGTTATATGTAAGAACGGACTTAAaaggggttatttgtaaaaaatgGTACATAAAAGGGGATTATATACACAATTCACTAACTAAAATGATACTCCATCTTTGCTAAACTAAAATATGACCCAAATAAAATACATGTACCCCTAGTCCCCTACAACCCATTAAAATATGAAAAGCAAAACCCTACCGTTAAAAGCCCCACAAATATACTCCATCTTCGCTAACTCCATCTTCTCTAGATCCATCATCCATCCATATGCATATGAATTTGTACACAGTAGAAATTGAAAACCAAAAAATCAGTCATTCCTCAAAAATCTCTGATCATTCTCATTAATCCCTCATTAATCCATTAATCCATTAAtccatcatcatcctcatccctTCATATACTCTCCAATTCATCTATTGTCACCAACTCATTAAATATTTGACTTTTAATCAGTCATCTTCACCTCTTCTTAATTGCTCTCTTTCTAAACCGGTTGACGATCAAGTGCAACAGTAGATGACGGAGCTTAATTTTGGTTGAAGATAATATAAAGTAGTTAAGTTGATTTAAATATTTTTGTTAGGGAGTGTATGTCATTTACTCTCTtagttattattatatatattactagtattggtgccctgcttcgcccgggctacctctatttaccattaaatttttttttcattaaataaaattacttaaagttgcataacccataaatttatcattaatatatttttctacgacATATACtgtcctaaaattacgatgaaataaattttgagacaaattcactactcccgctattaatattttactcttattaataaaacaatagtaataacatttcactacttacccgtaatcattgttactttcactactcccgccgtaattattgttattgtcactactgccgcattaatattgataatttcactactcctaccgtaattattgttactttcactattgctgcattaatattgattatttcactactcccgttgtttctaccactttctctaatctcgctgataatattgttacttttactattcaaatgagtggtTACTattatataactatatccaatgttactacaattcttttctttactgacgaaattacgtttactacttaggcatgcaattttaagaggattatatatttatataaatatattacatatgcGCATTacatcaaatcgaaagaattatgcaatattatatattatagaatctaacttgaattatttatttataacctacttatattatatttttgtatgttaaataattaacgtCTCAATACATCTAataaattataaagtttaataaaattgcatagattttaaatttaatatataattttatgatgataataattaataccataagtgtgcatgtttatactaattaattattttattttaaggaaattgaccatcttaattagttattttattttaaggaaattgaccatgttttagtctcttacaaatgtttaggaaaattaccaagcttctat is a window encoding:
- the LOC141651763 gene encoding uncharacterized protein LOC141651763 — its product is MTICKWYGVAGDPNDGEVELELPNDILIQHTGDPIASIVDAICPSLENQLSNPEYLQERTILAPIHEIVDLVNDYALSRIDGTEKIYFSSDEVSKDESNIRVRDLYSTEFHNSIKCSGLPNHKLKLKVGAIVMLLRHIDQSRGLCNGTRLIVTDLGSL